A single Brienomyrus brachyistius isolate T26 chromosome 11, BBRACH_0.4, whole genome shotgun sequence DNA region contains:
- the LOC125751846 gene encoding myocardial zonula adherens protein, whose protein sequence is MQRHRSRGTVTTAVDTSDETTERKIQRLRLTLRPGDPSSEELEGHTISTGPDASDNGTPAFSTAQQHDGKLACDPYRKRNGYVQPGGPVGTEDTEQHGAPAVNGLMEKPSQRSAIVGGGVQGVDTDTQQGVMAHEWTVSHLRDEMNYIRTVRDSLEKVRERMYGQFGGMQQSMQKMSQDIKAANAQREDLEAQVRVRTSAMESLDQMNSSLLSANISLQKSLLENCLDRVEKQDELKTLRSTCRQAETKLRERERELASARAENQALRLQIESSQEASCQALQEMSERLQRGHEERLQEEQRRHREEIEALQAQIDNYVKRLEEAEMKVRTAEAKIVEKDKRISEVERLLDCMGQEKSHLLAKLQNCEQRLHILEQETDRVDEAVFNKSQKLEDEAAELRERIKHLNDMVFCQQRKVKAMIEEVEILRATVAEKDLFITELLDRIAAAESKNNAKRVETKDVGVGCDLPVRSEAQPPVELQSTPVRWSPRLSNRMESSLLRYSPKQYSLMLQSRSSQTASTSTSTSTSPMWSAGDPQNPAQPSPPQQTSVQPPPGPSVQETAQPSPSNPSTTSGPAEPFSPVKKLYDITEHTEAE, encoded by the exons ATGCAGCGGCACCGATCCAGGGGTACCGTGACTACTGCTGTGGACACCTCGGATGAGACCACTGAG aGGAAGATCCAGCGCCTGCGTCTGACTCTGCGCCCCGGTGACCCCTCCTCAGAAGAGCTTGAAGGTCACACGATCAGCACTGGCCCG GATGCGTCTGACAACGGCACTCCAGCCTTCTCAACTGCGCAGCAACACGATGGCAAGTTGGCCTGCGACCCCTACAGGAAGAGAAACGGCTACGTGCAGCCAGGGGGGCCAGTGGGCACGGAGGACACCGAACAG CACGGAGCTCCCGCAGTCAATGGGCTGATGGAGAAGCCGTCCCAGAGGTCTGCCATAGTAGGCGGGGGCGTGCAAGGGGTGGACACCGACACCCAGCAGGGCGTGATGGCGCACGAATGGACCGTCagtcacctcagggatgagatgaACTACATCCGAACG GTGAGGGACTCTTTGGAGAAGGTGCGAGAGAGGATGTACGGACAATTTGGCGGAATGCAGCAGTCGATGCAGAAGATGTCACAAGATATCAAG GCTGCCAATGCCCAGAGGGAAGACCTGGAGGCGCAGGTGAGGGTGCGCACCAGTGCCATGGAGAGCTTGGACCAGATGAACAGCTCCCTCTTGTCAGCCAACATAAGTCTGCAG AAGTCTCTGCTAGAAAACTGCTTGGACCGTGTGGAGAAGCAGGACGAACTGAAGACCCTGCGGAGCACCTGCCGCCAAGCTGAGACCAAGCTGCGGGAAAGGGAGCGGGAGCTGGCCTCTGCGCGCGCCGAGAACCAGGCCCTCCGGCTGCAG ATAGAATCTTCCCAGGAGGCCAGCTGCCAGGCGCTGCAGGAGATGTCtgagcggctgcagaggggccaTGAGGAGCGACTgcaggaggagcagaggagGCACAGGGAGGAGATCGAAGCACTGCAG GCTCAAATCGACAATTACGTGAAGCGTCTGGAGGAAGCAGAGATGAAGGTGAGGACGGCGGAGGCCAAGATTGTGGAGAAGGACAAACGGATCAGCGAGGTGGAACGTCTTCTGGACTGTATGGGCCAG GAAAAAAGCCACCTGCTGGCGAAACTGCAGAACTGCGAGCAACGGCTGCACATCCTGGAGCAGGAGACGGACCGCGTGGACGAGGCCGTCTTCAATAA gtctCAGAAGCTGGAGGACGAAGCCGCAGAACTGCGGGAGAGGATTAAACATCTGAATGACATGGTGTTCTGTCAGCAAAGGAAGGTgaaggccatgattgaggag GTTGAAATATTGCGAGCTACGGTAGCGGAGAAGGACCTCTTCATTACCGAGCTTCTGGACAGAATCGCTGCAGCGGAGTCCAAG AACAACGCCAAACGTGTGGAAACCAAAGATGTCGGAGTGGGCTGTGATCTGCCCGTCAG GTCAGAGGCTCAGCCTCCAGTGGAACTGCAAAGCACGCCTGTCAGGTGGAGCCCGCGGCTGTCAAACCGGATGGAGTCGAGCCTCCTCAGGTATTCCCCGAAGCagtacagcttaatgctgcaatCCAGGTCTTCCCAGACAGCCAGCACCAGTACCAGCACCAGTACCAGCCCCATGTGGTCTGCAGGTGACCCCCAAAATCCTGCACAGCCCAGCCCACCTCAACAGACCTCAGTACAGCCCCCCCCGGGCCCCTCAGTCCAAGAAACGGCCCAGCCATCACCATCCAATCCAAGCACGACCTCCGGTCCAGCAGAGCCATTTTCACCAGTCAAAAAACTGTATGACATCACAGAACACACAGAGGCTGAATGA
- the polr2m gene encoding protein GRINL1A isoform X3 encodes MVVLLVKFVQSLPDKGKKIIDFVQRLHLAVAKDEEEEKKQDLLLAVKTEFQSKYQQALAQRAPGNHDTESGPELSKTSQEVMGHSDTDSPIVPLGACVQDSAGSNGLIGFLDSTALDVVGMETCDKESGSLEGVKEDITEAFERVTLSEDAAAPSLSKARLCEGVTDNPFWGRRPQKKPHCVEIVEKTEINVSSRKVKFKPNQCIDRPLLKADGSPSDSSPSAQSPGTVSPLSIEARRQRDRKHLDDITAAKQRPLHHSPAQLLNLAESVSLLQEHSRKYEELQAKVAAQKLAERLGVSTEPCGPDVRVLRAYREVRDIGDHVPSDED; translated from the exons ATGGTGGTGTTGTTAGT GAAATTTGTTCAGTCCCTTCCAGATAAAGGGAAGAAGATAATAGACTTTGTACAGAGACTTCATCTAGCTGTTGCCaaagatgaggaagaggagaaaaaACAGGACCTGCTGTTAGCTGTGAAGACTGAGTTTCAGTCTAAATATCAGCAAGCATTGGCACAGAGAGCTCCTGGAAATCATGACACTGAGTCGGGTCCAGAGCTTTCCAAGACATCCCAGGAAGTCATGGGACATAGCGACACGGATTCTCCCATTGTACCCCTGGGGGCCTGTGTACAGGACAGTGCTGGTTCTAATGGGCTCATAGGTTTCCTTGACTCGACGGCTCTCGATGTGGTTGGCATGGAGACATGTGACAAGGAATCCGGCAGCTTGGAGGGGGTGAAGGAGGACATCACAGAAGCCTTTGAGAGGGTGACATTGTCTGAGGACGCAGCCGCCCCCAGCTTGTCCAAAGCCAGATTGTGTGAGGGGGTGACGGACAATCCCTTCTGGGGACGGCGCCCACAGAAAAAGCCACACTGCGTGGAGATTGTGGAGAAGACCGAGATAAACGTATCGTCTAGGAAAGTGAAGTTTAAGCCCAACCA ATGTATTGACAGGCCTCTTCTGAAGGCCGACGGCTCCCCGAGTGACTCCTCCCCATCTGCTCAGTCTCCGGGGACTGTGTCGCCGCTCTCCATCGAGGCCAGGAGGCAGCGGGACCGGAAACACCTGGACGACATCACGGCGGCCAAACAGCGGCCGCTGCACCACAGCCCTGCTCAGCTGTTGAACCTGGCCGAATCCGTCTCCCTGCTGCAGGAACACAGCAGGAAATACGAG gagctgcaggccaAGGTGGCTGCGCAGAAGCTGGCCGAGAGGTTGGGCGTCAGCACAGAACCCTGTGGCCCGGATGTGCGGGTCTTGCGGGCGTATCGAGAGGTGCGTGACATTGGAGACCACGTCCCCTCAGATGAGGATTAG
- the polr2m gene encoding protein GRINL1A isoform X1 produces MTSSWTERQGQVGDLQGKSKEELCEILRRQEKLLSNKKFVQSLPDKGKKIIDFVQRLHLAVAKDEEEEKKQDLLLAVKTEFQSKYQQALAQRAPGNHDTESGPELSKTSQEVMGHSDTDSPIVPLGACVQDSAGSNGLIGFLDSTALDVVGMETCDKESGSLEGVKEDITEAFERVTLSEDAAAPSLSKARLCEGVTDNPFWGRRPQKKPHCVEIVEKTEINVSSRKVKFKPNQCIDRPLLKADGSPSDSSPSAQSPGTVSPLSIEARRQRDRKHLDDITAAKQRPLHHSPAQLLNLAESVSLLQEHSRKYEELQAKVAAQKLAERLGVSTEPCGPDVRVLRAYREVRDIGDHVPSDED; encoded by the exons ATGACTTCTTCGTGGACCGAACGGCAGGGACAAGTCGGAGATCTTCAGGGCAAGAGTAAAGAAGAGCTTTGCGAAATTTTACGGCGACAGGAGAAACTACTTAGTAACAA GAAATTTGTTCAGTCCCTTCCAGATAAAGGGAAGAAGATAATAGACTTTGTACAGAGACTTCATCTAGCTGTTGCCaaagatgaggaagaggagaaaaaACAGGACCTGCTGTTAGCTGTGAAGACTGAGTTTCAGTCTAAATATCAGCAAGCATTGGCACAGAGAGCTCCTGGAAATCATGACACTGAGTCGGGTCCAGAGCTTTCCAAGACATCCCAGGAAGTCATGGGACATAGCGACACGGATTCTCCCATTGTACCCCTGGGGGCCTGTGTACAGGACAGTGCTGGTTCTAATGGGCTCATAGGTTTCCTTGACTCGACGGCTCTCGATGTGGTTGGCATGGAGACATGTGACAAGGAATCCGGCAGCTTGGAGGGGGTGAAGGAGGACATCACAGAAGCCTTTGAGAGGGTGACATTGTCTGAGGACGCAGCCGCCCCCAGCTTGTCCAAAGCCAGATTGTGTGAGGGGGTGACGGACAATCCCTTCTGGGGACGGCGCCCACAGAAAAAGCCACACTGCGTGGAGATTGTGGAGAAGACCGAGATAAACGTATCGTCTAGGAAAGTGAAGTTTAAGCCCAACCA ATGTATTGACAGGCCTCTTCTGAAGGCCGACGGCTCCCCGAGTGACTCCTCCCCATCTGCTCAGTCTCCGGGGACTGTGTCGCCGCTCTCCATCGAGGCCAGGAGGCAGCGGGACCGGAAACACCTGGACGACATCACGGCGGCCAAACAGCGGCCGCTGCACCACAGCCCTGCTCAGCTGTTGAACCTGGCCGAATCCGTCTCCCTGCTGCAGGAACACAGCAGGAAATACGAG gagctgcaggccaAGGTGGCTGCGCAGAAGCTGGCCGAGAGGTTGGGCGTCAGCACAGAACCCTGTGGCCCGGATGTGCGGGTCTTGCGGGCGTATCGAGAGGTGCGTGACATTGGAGACCACGTCCCCTCAGATGAGGATTAG
- the polr2m gene encoding protein GRINL1A isoform X2 encodes MTSSWTERQGQVGDLQGKSKEELCEILRRQEKLLSNKKFVQSLPDKGKKIIDFVQRLHLAVAKDEEEEKKQDLLLAVKTEFQSKYQQALAQRAPGNHDTESGPELSKTSQEVMGHSDTDSPIVPLGACVQDSAGSNGLIGFLDSTALDVVGMETCDKESGSLEGVKEDITEAFERVTLSEDAAAPSLSKARLCEGVTDNPFWGRRPQKKPHCVEIVEKTEINVSSRKVKFKPNQPLLKADGSPSDSSPSAQSPGTVSPLSIEARRQRDRKHLDDITAAKQRPLHHSPAQLLNLAESVSLLQEHSRKYEELQAKVAAQKLAERLGVSTEPCGPDVRVLRAYREVRDIGDHVPSDED; translated from the exons ATGACTTCTTCGTGGACCGAACGGCAGGGACAAGTCGGAGATCTTCAGGGCAAGAGTAAAGAAGAGCTTTGCGAAATTTTACGGCGACAGGAGAAACTACTTAGTAACAA GAAATTTGTTCAGTCCCTTCCAGATAAAGGGAAGAAGATAATAGACTTTGTACAGAGACTTCATCTAGCTGTTGCCaaagatgaggaagaggagaaaaaACAGGACCTGCTGTTAGCTGTGAAGACTGAGTTTCAGTCTAAATATCAGCAAGCATTGGCACAGAGAGCTCCTGGAAATCATGACACTGAGTCGGGTCCAGAGCTTTCCAAGACATCCCAGGAAGTCATGGGACATAGCGACACGGATTCTCCCATTGTACCCCTGGGGGCCTGTGTACAGGACAGTGCTGGTTCTAATGGGCTCATAGGTTTCCTTGACTCGACGGCTCTCGATGTGGTTGGCATGGAGACATGTGACAAGGAATCCGGCAGCTTGGAGGGGGTGAAGGAGGACATCACAGAAGCCTTTGAGAGGGTGACATTGTCTGAGGACGCAGCCGCCCCCAGCTTGTCCAAAGCCAGATTGTGTGAGGGGGTGACGGACAATCCCTTCTGGGGACGGCGCCCACAGAAAAAGCCACACTGCGTGGAGATTGTGGAGAAGACCGAGATAAACGTATCGTCTAGGAAAGTGAAGTTTAAGCCCAACCA GCCTCTTCTGAAGGCCGACGGCTCCCCGAGTGACTCCTCCCCATCTGCTCAGTCTCCGGGGACTGTGTCGCCGCTCTCCATCGAGGCCAGGAGGCAGCGGGACCGGAAACACCTGGACGACATCACGGCGGCCAAACAGCGGCCGCTGCACCACAGCCCTGCTCAGCTGTTGAACCTGGCCGAATCCGTCTCCCTGCTGCAGGAACACAGCAGGAAATACGAG gagctgcaggccaAGGTGGCTGCGCAGAAGCTGGCCGAGAGGTTGGGCGTCAGCACAGAACCCTGTGGCCCGGATGTGCGGGTCTTGCGGGCGTATCGAGAGGTGCGTGACATTGGAGACCACGTCCCCTCAGATGAGGATTAG